The following proteins come from a genomic window of Iamia sp. SCSIO 61187:
- a CDS encoding ABC transporter ATP-binding protein gives MSGADLSKGGPTDLTKPGGRGPDPAAGVHDTVERVPGAAKPDPILVADAVRRTFGGLTAVDVDHVEIQRGMITALIGPNGAGKTTFFNLLTGFDKPDHGWWTFNGTNLAGMPAHKVARRGMVRTFQLTKSLNRLPVIENLKLGATGQRGESFFVGLLGPLWGAQEREIEARADELLVRFKLDHMRNEFAGSLSGGQRKLLEMARALMVQPQLVMLDEPMAGVNPALTQSLLGHVKSLRDEGMTVLFVEHDMDVVHDISDWVIVMGEGRVIAEGTPRDISANPAVIDAYLGSHHDAPLSAEEESQVLAEVDAAIAQEEAR, from the coding sequence GTGAGCGGGGCTGATCTCTCCAAGGGCGGACCGACCGACCTGACCAAGCCCGGCGGGCGGGGCCCGGACCCGGCGGCCGGGGTGCACGACACCGTGGAGCGGGTGCCGGGTGCGGCCAAGCCCGACCCCATCCTCGTGGCCGACGCCGTCCGCCGGACCTTTGGGGGCCTGACCGCCGTCGACGTCGACCACGTCGAGATCCAGCGGGGCATGATCACCGCCCTGATCGGGCCCAACGGCGCCGGCAAGACGACGTTCTTCAACCTCCTCACCGGCTTCGACAAGCCCGACCACGGGTGGTGGACCTTCAACGGCACCAACCTGGCCGGCATGCCGGCCCACAAGGTCGCCCGCCGCGGGATGGTCCGCACCTTCCAGCTGACCAAGTCGCTGAACCGGCTGCCGGTCATCGAGAACCTCAAGCTCGGCGCCACGGGGCAGCGGGGCGAGAGCTTCTTCGTCGGCCTCCTCGGCCCCCTCTGGGGCGCCCAGGAGCGAGAGATCGAGGCCCGCGCCGACGAGCTGCTCGTCCGCTTCAAGCTCGACCACATGCGCAACGAGTTCGCCGGCTCCCTCTCGGGTGGTCAGCGCAAGCTGCTCGAGATGGCCCGGGCCCTCATGGTCCAGCCCCAGCTGGTGATGCTCGACGAGCCCATGGCCGGCGTGAACCCCGCCCTCACCCAGTCGCTCCTCGGCCACGTGAAGTCGCTGCGCGACGAGGGCATGACCGTCCTCTTCGTCGAGCACGACATGGACGTCGTCCACGACATCAGCGACTGGGTGATCGTCATGGGGGAGGGGCGGGTCATCGCCGAGGGCACCCCCCGTGACATCTCGGCCAACCCCGCCGTGATCGACGCCTACCTCGGCTCCCACCACGACGCCCCCCTCAGCGCCGAGGAGGAGTCGCAGGTGCTGGCCGAGGTCGACGCCGCCATCGCCCAGGAGGAGGCCCGATGA
- a CDS encoding branched-chain amino acid ABC transporter permease yields the protein MSEPSTPSTRRTGIVFLVVLLALLALELVGGAPAGAAGSDPGVATQAEEPAAPTVRGTLENKKGTRDRSDDEPVPDVTVVLLDEGGDEVAETESDDEGAWEIEAPGPGTYSVQLDQDTLPDGVGLTERPDTTVQLAPGDSQIQIFQLGARTRNVTSAFDKFLQLGFTGIRFGLIIAIAAVGLSLIFGTTGLTNFAHGEMVTFGGIAAWYANVDWGLPFIPAALVAIAAGAGGAAAMEVGIWRRLRRRGVSLLAMMVVSIGLSIVLRYGFQMFFGASPRVYAAYQEQDPIIVGPVRMAPRDLWSIGIILAVLVAVAFVLQRTRIGKAMRAVADNRDLAASSGIDVDRIILFVWVLGGGLAALGGLLFALNERISFNSGFSLLLLMFAGITLGGLGTAYGALVGSFIVGMFIQISTLDISESIPGVPPNLKNVGALLVLILVLLVRPQGILGRAERVG from the coding sequence ATGAGCGAACCCTCTACACCATCGACGCGCCGGACCGGGATCGTTTTTCTCGTCGTGCTCCTCGCGCTGCTGGCCCTGGAGCTCGTCGGCGGCGCCCCCGCGGGTGCGGCCGGGTCCGACCCCGGCGTGGCGACCCAGGCCGAGGAGCCGGCGGCCCCCACCGTCCGCGGCACCCTCGAGAACAAGAAGGGCACCCGCGACCGGTCCGACGACGAGCCCGTGCCGGACGTGACGGTCGTCCTCCTCGACGAGGGCGGCGACGAGGTCGCCGAGACCGAGTCCGACGACGAGGGGGCGTGGGAGATCGAGGCCCCCGGGCCCGGCACCTACAGCGTCCAGCTCGACCAGGACACGCTCCCCGACGGCGTGGGCCTGACCGAGCGGCCCGACACCACGGTCCAGCTCGCCCCCGGCGACTCGCAGATCCAGATCTTCCAGCTCGGCGCCCGCACGCGGAACGTCACCAGCGCCTTCGACAAGTTCCTCCAGCTCGGCTTCACCGGCATCCGCTTCGGGCTGATCATCGCCATCGCCGCCGTCGGCCTGTCGCTCATCTTCGGCACGACGGGGCTCACCAACTTCGCCCACGGCGAGATGGTCACCTTCGGAGGCATCGCCGCCTGGTACGCCAACGTCGACTGGGGCCTCCCGTTCATCCCCGCCGCCCTCGTGGCCATCGCCGCCGGCGCGGGTGGGGCGGCCGCCATGGAGGTCGGGATCTGGCGTCGGCTGCGTCGCCGCGGCGTGAGCCTCCTGGCGATGATGGTGGTGTCGATCGGCCTCTCGATCGTGCTGCGGTACGGGTTCCAGATGTTCTTCGGCGCCAGCCCGCGCGTCTACGCCGCCTACCAGGAGCAGGACCCCATCATCGTCGGCCCGGTGCGGATGGCGCCCCGCGACCTGTGGAGCATCGGGATCATCCTCGCCGTGCTCGTGGCGGTGGCGTTCGTCCTCCAGCGGACCCGCATCGGCAAGGCCATGCGCGCCGTGGCCGACAACCGGGACCTGGCGGCCTCGTCGGGCATCGACGTCGACCGGATCATCCTCTTCGTCTGGGTGCTGGGCGGGGGCCTGGCCGCCCTCGGCGGCCTCCTCTTCGCCCTCAACGAGCGCATCTCGTTCAACAGCGGGTTCAGCCTGCTGCTGCTGATGTTCGCCGGCATCACCCTCGGCGGCCTGGGCACGGCCTACGGCGCCCTCGTGGGCTCGTTCATCGTGGGCATGTTCATCCAGATCTCCACCCTCGACATCAGCGAGTCCATCCCCGGGGTCCCGCCCAACCTGAAGAACGTGGGCGCCCTGCTGGTCCTCATCCTCGTGCTCCTGGTCAGACCCCAGGGCATCCTCGGCCGGGCCGAGAGGGTCGGGTAG
- a CDS encoding ABC transporter ATP-binding protein gives MTEPGGPSLDKAPAPEPTDARTGAVLPSAEVGGSGDRIVVAEDIVAGYVPEVNILNGCSLYLDRQELVGIIGPNGAGKSTFLKALFGLIPIRAGTMTLEGRNISGLKANQLVARGIGYVPQNDNVFPRLTVEENLEMGAYKQKGSAFKERFDVVCDLFPMLGERRKQRAGSLSGGERQMVAMGRALMPDPQVLLLDEPSAGLSPLYQDEVFIRCRRINAAGVSIIMVEQNARRCLQICDRAYVLDQGTNAYTGGGEELLHDPKVIELYLGTLARA, from the coding sequence ATGACCGAGCCCGGCGGACCATCGCTCGACAAGGCACCCGCGCCGGAGCCGACCGACGCCCGGACCGGCGCCGTCCTCCCCTCGGCCGAGGTCGGAGGGTCGGGCGACCGCATCGTCGTCGCCGAGGACATCGTCGCCGGCTACGTCCCCGAGGTGAACATCCTCAACGGCTGCTCGCTCTACCTCGACCGCCAGGAGCTGGTGGGCATCATCGGCCCCAACGGCGCCGGCAAGTCCACCTTCCTCAAGGCTCTGTTCGGCCTCATCCCCATCCGGGCCGGCACCATGACCCTCGAGGGCCGCAACATCTCCGGGCTCAAGGCCAACCAGCTGGTGGCCCGCGGCATCGGCTACGTGCCCCAGAACGACAACGTCTTCCCCCGGCTCACCGTCGAGGAGAACCTCGAGATGGGCGCCTACAAGCAGAAGGGCTCCGCCTTCAAGGAGCGCTTCGACGTCGTCTGCGACCTGTTCCCCATGCTCGGCGAGCGCCGCAAGCAGCGGGCCGGCTCGCTGTCGGGCGGCGAGCGCCAGATGGTCGCCATGGGCCGCGCCCTCATGCCCGACCCCCAGGTCCTCCTCCTCGACGAGCCCTCCGCCGGGCTGTCGCCGCTGTACCAGGACGAGGTGTTCATCCGCTGCCGGCGCATCAACGCCGCCGGCGTCTCGATCATCATGGTCGAGCAGAACGCCCGGCGCTGCCTCCAGATCTGCGACCGGGCCTACGTCCTCGACCAGGGCACCAACGCCTACACCGGCGGGGGCGAGGAGCTCCTCCACGACCCCAAGGTCATCGAGCTCTACCTGGGGACGCTGGCGCGGGCCTAG
- a CDS encoding branched-chain amino acid ABC transporter permease codes for MDWSLILENGLKALVGTDAVVFALAAIGLNVHFGYTGLVNFGQVAFLAMGAYGIAMGVVTFGLSMWLAIFLGLFAAVVLAVLLGLPTLRLRSDYLAIVTIAAGEIVRLVLRSASLRGTTGGSDGLQAFADPFFDINPLPGRGDGVAFGPIHLGEGGYGLFNITFGPNTTWVLIVGWTLVGLTSLMVWALMRSPWGRIVKSIREDEEAVRSLGKNVNWYKMQSLILGGVIGAIGGVIFAISRQSVQPDNYSTALTFFAYTALILGGTARIFGPIVGSMLFWSLLSFTDVTLRQAVANDLIPGDFLTGTRVGILRFILVGLGLILLMVFRPQGIFGDKKEVAIGERG; via the coding sequence ATGGACTGGAGCCTCATCCTCGAGAACGGCCTCAAGGCGCTGGTGGGCACCGACGCCGTCGTGTTCGCCCTGGCGGCCATCGGCCTCAACGTGCACTTCGGCTACACCGGCCTCGTCAACTTCGGGCAGGTGGCCTTCCTGGCCATGGGGGCCTACGGCATCGCCATGGGCGTCGTCACCTTCGGCCTGTCGATGTGGCTGGCCATCTTCCTGGGGCTCTTCGCCGCCGTGGTGCTGGCCGTGCTCCTGGGCCTGCCCACGCTCCGCCTGCGGTCGGACTACCTCGCCATCGTCACCATCGCCGCCGGTGAGATCGTGCGGCTGGTGCTCCGCTCGGCGTCGCTGCGCGGCACCACCGGCGGGTCCGACGGCCTCCAGGCCTTCGCCGACCCGTTCTTCGACATCAACCCCCTGCCCGGCCGGGGCGACGGGGTGGCCTTCGGGCCCATCCACCTCGGCGAGGGCGGCTACGGCCTGTTCAACATCACCTTCGGCCCCAACACGACGTGGGTCCTGATCGTCGGCTGGACCCTGGTGGGGCTCACGTCACTGATGGTGTGGGCCCTCATGCGCAGCCCGTGGGGTCGGATCGTGAAGTCGATCCGCGAGGACGAGGAGGCCGTCCGCAGCCTGGGCAAGAACGTCAACTGGTACAAGATGCAGTCGCTGATCCTGGGCGGCGTGATCGGTGCCATCGGCGGGGTCATCTTCGCCATCTCCCGCCAGTCCGTGCAGCCCGACAACTACTCGACCGCCCTCACCTTCTTCGCCTACACGGCGTTGATCCTCGGGGGCACGGCCCGCATCTTCGGGCCCATCGTGGGCTCGATGCTGTTCTGGTCGCTGCTCTCGTTCACCGACGTGACCCTGCGCCAGGCCGTGGCCAACGACCTCATCCCCGGCGACTTCCTCACCGGGACCCGTGTCGGCATCCTCCGGTTCATCCTCGTGGGGCTGGGGCTCATCTTGCTCATGGTGTTCCGACCACAGGGCATCTTCGGCGACAAGAAGGAGGTGGCCATCGGTGAGCGGGGCTGA
- a CDS encoding ABC transporter substrate-binding protein encodes MRDKRVLMRLFALLFAFVLLAAACGDDDDSGDGGDNGGGETDTTEAEGGGDGGDTTEAGGDGEATGSLAGWRGTTPLPELTPEVEAFQARMDEVDPNLQDYNYGPESYDAAIVIALAAQIADDDGSAHAAEIVGVTKEGEKCTTYADCLALVEAGEDIDYDGVSGPHEFSGNGEPTVGSYGVLQFGEDNRIDDELTEFKTIEAPAEVADIPLAETEVDRAGNGVLTIGTLLPETGSLAFLGPPEVAGVQVAVNEINEAGGFNGQDVELVLADSGDTTTDIASQSVDRLLSQNADAIIGAASSGVTLTVIDAVVNAGVTMFSPANTSKELSTYDDKGLYFRNAPSDILQGAVLAEVIAEDGNASIAVLNLDDSYGNGLAEDLQSSFEEAGGEVLTIVPYSPDAQTFESEVNEVVGEDPDAIVVIGFEESARIVSELIKQGYGPADVPIYGTDGNMGNATGETFEAEG; translated from the coding sequence ATGCGAGACAAGAGGGTGCTCATGCGCCTCTTCGCCCTGCTGTTCGCCTTCGTCCTCCTCGCTGCAGCCTGCGGTGACGACGACGACTCGGGCGATGGCGGGGACAACGGTGGTGGCGAGACCGACACCACCGAGGCCGAGGGCGGAGGCGATGGTGGCGACACCACCGAGGCCGGCGGCGACGGCGAGGCCACGGGCAGCCTGGCGGGCTGGCGGGGCACCACGCCCCTCCCCGAGCTCACGCCCGAGGTCGAGGCCTTCCAGGCCCGGATGGACGAGGTCGATCCGAACCTCCAGGACTACAACTACGGGCCGGAGTCCTACGACGCCGCCATCGTGATCGCCCTGGCGGCGCAGATCGCCGACGACGACGGCAGCGCCCACGCCGCCGAGATCGTCGGGGTGACGAAGGAGGGCGAGAAGTGCACGACGTACGCGGACTGCCTCGCTCTCGTCGAGGCCGGTGAGGACATCGACTACGACGGCGTCTCCGGCCCCCACGAGTTCTCCGGCAACGGCGAGCCCACGGTCGGTTCCTACGGCGTGCTCCAGTTCGGTGAGGACAACCGCATCGACGACGAGCTCACCGAGTTCAAGACCATCGAGGCCCCGGCCGAGGTCGCGGACATCCCGCTCGCCGAGACCGAGGTCGACCGGGCCGGCAACGGCGTCCTCACCATCGGCACCCTCCTCCCGGAGACCGGCAGCCTCGCCTTCCTCGGCCCGCCCGAGGTCGCTGGTGTGCAGGTCGCCGTCAACGAGATCAACGAGGCCGGTGGCTTCAACGGCCAGGACGTCGAGCTCGTCCTGGCCGACTCCGGTGACACCACCACCGACATCGCCAGCCAGTCGGTCGACCGGCTGCTGTCGCAGAACGCCGATGCCATCATCGGTGCCGCCTCCTCGGGCGTCACCTTGACGGTCATCGACGCGGTGGTGAACGCCGGCGTCACCATGTTCTCGCCGGCCAACACCTCCAAGGAGCTGAGCACCTACGACGACAAGGGCCTGTACTTCCGCAACGCCCCGTCGGACATCCTCCAGGGCGCCGTGCTCGCCGAGGTCATCGCCGAGGACGGCAACGCGTCCATCGCCGTGCTGAACCTCGACGACTCCTACGGCAACGGCCTGGCCGAGGACCTCCAGTCGTCGTTCGAGGAGGCCGGTGGTGAGGTGCTCACCATCGTGCCGTACTCGCCCGACGCCCAGACCTTCGAGTCCGAGGTGAACGAGGTCGTCGGTGAGGACCCCGACGCCATCGTCGTCATCGGCTTCGAGGAGTCGGCTCGCATCGTGTCCGAGCTCATCAAGCAGGGCTACGGCCCGGCGGACGTGCCGATCTACGGCACCGACGGCAACATGGGCAACGCCACCGGCGAGACCTTCGAGGCCGAGGGCTGA